A DNA window from Tamandua tetradactyla isolate mTamTet1 chromosome 22, mTamTet1.pri, whole genome shotgun sequence contains the following coding sequences:
- the TLR2 gene encoding toll-like receptor 2 — protein sequence MPRALWTVWVWGAIISLSKEESPDQASLSCDPTGVCDGHSRALSLIPPGLKAAVKSLDLSHNEITSVSSTDLRLCVNLRVLILKFNGINRIDDDSFFSLRSLEHLDLSFNRLSNLSSSLFRPLSSLRFLNLLGNPYQELGETSLFQHLTNLRILKVGSISFAKVQKKDFAGLAFLEEFEIDASSLRSYEPGSLKSIQNIRHLILHMRRATLLLKIFVDLLSSLESLELRDTDFDSFRFSELSISEINPLIKKFTFRNVEITDTSVDEVMKLLRYVSELSELEFDGCTLDGVGAFSESVVDEIKDSSKIETLIIRSLHIPRFYLFYDLSTIYSLTGNVKKIIIENSKVFLVPCSLSQHLKALEFLDLSENLMVEEQLKNSACENAWPSLQTLILRQNHLKSLERTGETLLTLKNLTKLDISKNSFLSMPETCRWPEKMKYLNLSGTQIHTLTSCIPETLEILDVSNNNLNSFPLVLPQLKELDISRNKLKTLPDASFLPMLLVMRISRNTINTFTKEQFDSFQKLKTLEAGGNNFICSCEFLSFTQQQQALAEVLVDWPENYVCDSPSYVRGQRVGDTRLPASECHRTAVVSAVCCALFLLLLLVGALCHHFHGLWYMKMTWAWLQAKRKPRKAPHRDICYDAFVSYSERDSYWVENLLVRELENFHPPFRLCLHKRDFVPGKWIIDNIIDSIEKSHKTVFVLSENFVKSEWCKYELDFSHFRLFDENNDAAILILLEPIEKKAIPQRFCKLRKLMNTKTYLEWPADEALQPGFWLNLRAAIKS from the coding sequence ATGCCACGTGCCCTGTGGACAGTGTGGGTCTGGGGAGCCATCATAAGCCTCTCCAAGGAAGAGTCCCCTGATCAGGCTTCTCTGTCTTGTGACCCTACCGGAGTCTGTGACGGCCACTCCAGAGCTTTAAGCTTGATTCCCCCAGGACTCAAAGCAGCTGTGAAAAGCCTTGACCTGTCTCACAACGAGATCACATCTGTCAGTAGCACTGACCTGCGCTTGTGTGTAAACCTTAGAGTTCTAATACTTAAGTTCAATGGAATTAATAGAATCGatgatgattcttttttttcccttaggagtCTCGAACACTTGGATTTATCTTTCAATCGCTTATCTAATTTATCATCCTCCTTGTTCAGGCCTCTGTCTTCTTTGCGATTCTTAAACTTATTGGGAAATCCTTACCAAGAACTTGGGGAAACATCCCTGTTTCAGCATCTAACAAATTTGCGAATCCTGAAAGTAGGAAGTATTTCTTTCGCTAAGGTTCAGAAAAAGGATTTTGCTGGATTAGCTTTTCTTGAGGAATTTGAGATTGATGCTTCAAGTCTCCGGAGTTATGAGCCAGGAAGTTTGAAGTCAATTCAGAATATAAGGCATCTGATCCTTCATATGAGGCGGGCTACCTTACTGCTGAAGATTTTTGTGGATCTCTTAAGTTCTTTGGAATCTTTGGAACTGAGAGATACTGATTTCGACAGTTTCCGTTTCTCAGAACTGTCCATCAGTGAAATCAATCCAttgataaaaaaatttacatttagaAATGTGGAAATCACTGATACAAGTGTTGATGAAGTTATGAAACTGTTGAGATATGTTTCTGAATTGTCAGAATTAGAGTTCGATGGCTGTACCCTTGATGGGGTAGGTGCTTTTAGTGAATCTGTTGTGGATGAAATTAAAGATTCTAGTAAAATAGAAACATTAATAATACGAAGTTTGCATATTCCACGGTTTTACTTATTTTATGACCTGAGTACTATATATTCACTCacaggaaatgttaaaaaaattataatagaaaaCAGTAAGGTTTTTCTAGTTCCTTGCTCACTTTCACAACATTTAAAAGCATTAGAATTCTTGGATCTCAGTGAAAATTTGATGGTAGAAGAACAATTGAAAAATTCAGCTTGTGAGAATGCCTGGCCTTCCCTACAAACTTTGATTTTAAGGCAAAATCATCTGAAATCATtagaaagaactggagaaacttTGCTTACTCTGAAAAACCTCACCAAACTTGATATCAGTAAGAATAGTTTCCTCTCTATGCCCGAAACTTGCCGATGGCctgaaaagatgaaatatttgaaCTTATCTGgcacacaaatacacactttAACTTCCTGCATTCCGGAGACACTGGAAATTTTAGATGTCAGCAATAACAATCTCAATTCGTTTCCTTTGGTGTTACCACAACTCAAAGAACTTGATATTTCCAGAAACAAGTTAAAGACCCTACCAGACGCTTCTTTCTTACCCATGTTACTGGTCATGAGAATCAGCAGAAACACAATCAATACTTTCACGAAGGAGCAATTTGATTCTTTTCAAAAATTGAAGACTCTGGAAGCAGGTGGAAACAACTTCATCTGCTCCTGTGAGTTCCTGTCCTTCACTCAGCAGCAGCAGGCACTGGCTGAGGTCCTGGTCGACTGGCCCGAAAACTACGTGTGTGACTCTCCATCGTACGTGCGGGGCCAGCGGGTTGGGGACACGCGCCTGCCGGCTTCCGAGTGCCACAGGACGGCTGTGGTGTCCGCCGTGTGCTGCGCCCTTTTCCTGCTGCTCCTGCTTGTGGGGGCCCTGTGCCACCATTTCCACGGGCTGTGGTACATGAAAATGACGTGGGCCTGGCTCCAGGCCAAAAGGAAGCCCAGGAAAGCTCCCCACAGGGACATCTGCTACGATGCTTTTGTTTCTTACAGCGAAAGGGATTCCTACTGGGTGGAGAACCTCCTAGTCCGGGAGCTGGAGAACTTCCACCCCCCGTTCAGGTTGTGTCTTCACAAGCGGGACTTCGTCCCTGGCAAATGGATCATCGACAATATCATCGACTCCATCGAAAAGAGTCACAAAACTGTCTTCGTGCTTTCTGAAAACTTTGTGAAGAGCGAGTGGTGCAAGTACGAGCTGGACTTCTCCCATTTTCGCCTCTTTGATGAGAACAACGATGCTGCCATTCTCATCCTTCTGGAACCCATTGAGAAAAAAGCCATCCCCCAGCGCTTCTGCAAACTGCGGAAGCTAATGAACACCAAGACCTACCTGGAGTGGCCGGCTGACGAGGCTCTGCAGCCAGGGTTTTGGCTCAACTTGAGGGCTGCAATCAAATCTTAG